In Halobaculum rubrum, the following are encoded in one genomic region:
- a CDS encoding DUF7521 family protein: protein MTDGTHLALSVVRAVVFLLGVAVTATATRAYHRVGEPYLRDAAVAFGVVTVGVLIEGVLFQFTSLDLTAVHLVESVAIGVGFLVLLRSLRA from the coding sequence GTGACCGACGGCACGCACCTCGCCCTCAGTGTCGTCCGCGCCGTCGTCTTCCTCCTGGGCGTCGCGGTGACCGCGACCGCGACTCGCGCGTACCACCGGGTCGGCGAGCCGTATCTCCGCGACGCCGCCGTCGCGTTCGGCGTCGTCACCGTCGGCGTTCTCATCGAGGGCGTATTGTTCCAGTTCACGAGCCTCGATCTCACCGCCGTCCACCTCGTCGAGTCCGTCGCCATCGGCGTCGGCTTCCTCGTCCTCCTGCGGTCGCTGCGCGCGTAG
- a CDS encoding pentapeptide repeat-containing protein encodes MSGSCSFRIDPNGAVEAGTDGGVDAATDDADARSVAGAPGVDASEHPGVTESWSCPHEAHPDTERCVFHMGGDARAKRGVSDADVAEALREVAGRHGAADKRLLGARLGDVTLDNEVLDAPDTSPLDLRGARVTGTLSLVEAEVCQPVDLRGARLSSVDMTDSTMRGDWDLSGARVDDEFVLREATFEGDVDLVGAAFDGRVSAEEARFVADTCLREATFAAAARFDGAEFRGDANLLDDDACFERATFEAEACFRKAQFRYADYVDAAFGGDVDFDEATFTGDAEFAGATFDAGASFRGAEFHGGANVLVEDVTFADAEFADSVAFERAEFADATFAGTDFGDDADFDHARFEGNADFAGAVFDADAEFPEARFALDADFSRVRVAGAVEFAGAEFRGGDNVHADDLSFADATFEGHADFGDAEFRYADFTGVETASMDMEGARFARDAAFDGAVVDGAFTLDEARLDGDTSFAGATFGAAVSMRGAEFRGDDNVQDDDLTLAGATVEGPLDCFAAVFGEATFDGLAVAGDAEFDETEFTETATMTGATFGAAVRFTEARFRDDAAFDDLTVEGSASFRGAEFHGGDNVRDDDATFAGADFGDDADFRHARFERTEFDGAVVAGDASFGEAAFDDQVVFRGVAFEGEARFDEARFDGDVSFGTATFGGVAAFRGVEFHGGDNVQDDDATFAGATFGDETTFRAAEFTYANVTDATFEGPATFEATRFDRDADFDGSAFRDDATFAEARFETDASFEGVAFDGDAVFSGVEFVGGYHETDDAAFNDAVFGGDAAFDEVEFRVAGFDDARFEESVTVERSTFEAVHAEAATFEASLNAERARFGPTAFGGAEIVGDALFIEAAFDGDATFRNATFGASAVFSRAVFDDRADFSSVRVADEAHFDELHFRRDTTFADAEFGAEATFRAAEFEGSANMHNDDASFQSAVFHGPANFDKATFLYANFVGTTLHDRARFSETRFEESVRFRPTADRGEVLVDLSGAVVRGGRLGQPEGGSVFYDLTGALVAAVDLDATDCEHALFDHFRFCNTDFEGFDFTAHKDHLARSNWVIHEFAVGEGTLDPEEAAIAGPATLESTYLKAKNCAAEFGDRKAAAEFFIKEMYYRRRKNWLIARNRDDIADGDVSPVNRLKALGKWTGNNVLHQTCGYGERLWRSVYVSVVVIVVWGLLYSTVTQGTRGSSGLTTQGLRSVRQAVSPEGLLVIGKNMYFSMVTFTTLGYGDIQPVGATARTLAGVEAFIGAMLVALVVFVLGRRVAW; translated from the coding sequence GTGTCAGGGAGCTGTTCGTTCCGCATCGACCCGAACGGGGCGGTCGAAGCGGGAACCGACGGCGGAGTCGACGCGGCGACCGACGACGCCGACGCTCGGAGCGTCGCTGGCGCGCCGGGCGTCGACGCCAGTGAGCACCCCGGCGTGACCGAGTCGTGGTCGTGCCCGCATGAGGCGCACCCGGACACGGAGCGGTGCGTCTTCCATATGGGCGGGGACGCCCGCGCGAAGCGCGGCGTGAGCGACGCCGACGTCGCCGAGGCGCTTCGGGAGGTGGCGGGGCGTCACGGCGCGGCCGACAAACGACTGCTCGGGGCGCGCCTCGGCGACGTGACGCTGGACAACGAGGTGCTCGACGCGCCGGACACGTCGCCGCTGGACCTACGCGGCGCGCGCGTTACGGGGACGCTCTCGCTGGTCGAGGCGGAGGTGTGCCAGCCGGTCGATCTGCGCGGGGCCAGGCTGTCGAGCGTCGATATGACCGACTCGACCATGCGGGGCGACTGGGACCTGTCCGGCGCCCGCGTCGACGACGAGTTCGTCCTCCGAGAGGCGACGTTCGAGGGCGACGTGGACCTCGTCGGGGCGGCGTTCGACGGCCGCGTCTCGGCCGAAGAGGCCCGATTCGTCGCCGACACGTGTCTGCGCGAGGCGACGTTCGCGGCGGCCGCGCGCTTCGACGGCGCGGAGTTCCGCGGCGACGCGAACCTGCTGGACGACGACGCGTGCTTCGAGCGGGCCACCTTCGAGGCCGAGGCGTGCTTCCGGAAGGCCCAGTTCCGCTACGCCGACTACGTCGACGCGGCGTTCGGCGGCGACGTCGACTTCGACGAGGCGACGTTCACTGGCGACGCGGAGTTCGCGGGCGCGACGTTCGACGCCGGCGCCTCCTTCCGCGGGGCGGAGTTCCACGGGGGGGCGAACGTGCTGGTCGAGGACGTGACGTTCGCCGACGCCGAGTTCGCAGACAGCGTGGCCTTCGAGCGCGCGGAGTTCGCCGACGCGACCTTCGCCGGGACCGACTTCGGCGACGATGCCGACTTCGACCACGCGCGCTTCGAGGGGAACGCGGACTTCGCCGGCGCCGTGTTCGACGCCGACGCGGAGTTCCCGGAGGCGCGGTTCGCTCTCGACGCCGACTTCTCTCGCGTCCGGGTCGCCGGCGCCGTCGAGTTCGCCGGCGCGGAGTTCCGCGGCGGCGACAACGTCCACGCGGACGACCTCAGCTTCGCCGACGCGACGTTCGAGGGGCACGCGGACTTCGGCGACGCCGAGTTCCGGTACGCCGACTTCACCGGCGTCGAGACGGCGTCGATGGACATGGAGGGCGCCCGCTTCGCCCGCGACGCGGCGTTCGACGGCGCCGTCGTCGACGGGGCGTTCACCCTCGACGAGGCCCGCCTCGACGGCGACACCTCCTTCGCCGGCGCGACGTTCGGGGCGGCGGTGTCGATGCGGGGCGCGGAGTTCCGCGGCGACGACAACGTGCAGGACGACGACCTCACGCTCGCGGGTGCGACCGTCGAGGGCCCGCTCGACTGTTTCGCCGCCGTCTTCGGCGAGGCGACGTTCGACGGCCTCGCGGTCGCCGGGGACGCCGAGTTCGACGAGACGGAGTTTACCGAGACGGCGACGATGACGGGCGCAACGTTCGGCGCGGCGGTGCGATTCACGGAGGCACGCTTCCGCGACGACGCCGCCTTCGACGACCTGACCGTCGAGGGATCGGCGTCGTTCCGCGGGGCGGAGTTCCACGGCGGCGACAACGTCCGCGACGACGACGCCACGTTCGCCGGGGCCGACTTCGGCGACGACGCCGACTTCAGGCACGCGCGCTTCGAGCGCACCGAGTTCGACGGCGCCGTCGTCGCCGGCGACGCCTCCTTCGGGGAGGCCGCCTTCGACGACCAGGTCGTGTTCCGCGGCGTCGCCTTCGAGGGGGAGGCACGCTTCGACGAGGCCCGTTTCGACGGCGACGTGTCCTTCGGGACGGCGACGTTCGGAGGGGTCGCGGCCTTCCGCGGGGTGGAGTTCCACGGCGGCGACAACGTCCAGGACGACGACGCCACGTTCGCCGGGGCGACCTTCGGCGACGAGACGACGTTCCGGGCCGCCGAGTTCACCTACGCCAACGTGACCGATGCGACGTTCGAGGGGCCGGCCACGTTCGAGGCGACGCGCTTCGATCGCGACGCCGACTTCGACGGGTCGGCGTTCCGCGACGACGCGACGTTCGCCGAGGCGCGCTTCGAGACGGACGCGAGTTTCGAGGGCGTCGCCTTCGACGGCGACGCCGTCTTCAGCGGCGTCGAGTTCGTCGGCGGCTACCACGAGACGGACGACGCCGCGTTCAACGACGCCGTCTTCGGGGGCGACGCCGCCTTCGACGAGGTGGAGTTCCGCGTCGCCGGGTTCGACGACGCCCGCTTCGAGGAGAGTGTGACCGTCGAGCGGAGCACCTTCGAGGCGGTACACGCCGAGGCCGCGACGTTCGAGGCGAGCCTGAACGCCGAGCGCGCCCGGTTCGGTCCCACGGCGTTCGGCGGCGCCGAGATCGTCGGCGACGCGCTGTTCATCGAGGCCGCGTTCGACGGGGACGCGACGTTCCGGAACGCGACGTTCGGCGCCTCGGCCGTGTTCTCGCGGGCGGTGTTCGACGACCGGGCGGACTTCTCCAGCGTCCGGGTCGCCGACGAGGCGCACTTCGACGAGCTACACTTCCGCCGGGACACCACGTTCGCTGACGCCGAGTTCGGCGCGGAGGCGACCTTCCGGGCCGCCGAGTTCGAGGGCAGCGCCAACATGCACAACGACGACGCCAGCTTCCAGAGCGCCGTGTTCCACGGCCCGGCGAACTTCGACAAGGCGACGTTCCTGTACGCGAACTTCGTCGGGACGACCCTCCACGACCGCGCGCGCTTCAGCGAGACGCGCTTCGAGGAGTCGGTGCGCTTCCGGCCGACCGCCGATCGCGGCGAGGTGCTCGTGGACCTCTCGGGGGCAGTCGTCCGCGGCGGCCGGTTGGGCCAGCCCGAGGGGGGGAGCGTCTTCTACGACCTGACCGGGGCGCTCGTCGCCGCCGTCGACCTCGACGCGACCGACTGCGAACACGCGCTGTTCGACCACTTCCGGTTCTGCAACACCGACTTCGAGGGGTTCGATTTCACCGCGCACAAGGACCACCTCGCGCGGAGCAACTGGGTGATCCACGAGTTCGCCGTCGGCGAGGGGACGCTCGACCCCGAGGAGGCGGCCATCGCCGGCCCCGCAACCCTCGAGAGCACGTACCTGAAGGCGAAGAACTGCGCGGCCGAGTTCGGCGACCGCAAGGCCGCCGCCGAGTTCTTCATCAAGGAGATGTACTACCGCCGCCGGAAGAACTGGCTCATCGCGCGCAACCGCGACGACATCGCGGACGGCGACGTCTCGCCGGTGAACCGTCTGAAGGCGCTGGGCAAGTGGACCGGCAACAACGTCCTCCACCAGACGTGTGGCTACGGGGAACGCCTCTGGCGCTCGGTGTACGTCTCCGTGGTCGTCATCGTCGTGTGGGGCCTGCTGTACTCGACGGTCACGCAGGGGACCCGCGGGTCCAGCGGGCTGACGACACAGGGACTCCGGAGCGTCCGGCAGGCCGTCTCCCCCGAGGGGCTGCTCGTCATCGGCAAGAACATGTACTTCAGCATGGTGACGTTCACGACGCTCGGATACGGCGACATCCAACCGGTGGGCGCGACCGCGCGGACGCTCGCCGGCGTCGAGGCGTTCATCGGCGCCATGCTCGTCGCGCTCGTCGTGTTCGTGCTCGGCCGGCGCGTCGCCTGGTGA
- a CDS encoding molybdopterin-dependent oxidoreductase produces MSKRSGRAALARALRRLEPPPRVVDWAIAVAVAVEVASGLYSFTRGTPSGAWVFWLHSTVGLTLAGLVGFKLYRVRRRVTSTAAWDRFTPLSVLQAVVTLAALGTGVFWVLGGNVPVLAWTTLNLHVGLGLLLVPLVLWHLRGRFHSPRDVDLDRRAALRTGALLVAGTVVWRATETADRALGGATRRFTGSKPTGDLYDTETEGGGFPVTSWVADDPDPVDRDDWTLSVRGLVEEELALPYDEVAGNGPTREVEATLDCTSGWYTHQTWGGVRVGDLLDSAGASDDARYVRFTSVTGYRWSLPIEEAHDALLATHVRGDPLSHGHGAPVRLVAPGRRGFQWVKWVESMEVRKRGDPMQWLVTLISGFE; encoded by the coding sequence GTGTCGAAGCGATCCGGCCGCGCCGCCCTCGCCCGCGCGCTCCGCCGCCTCGAGCCGCCGCCCCGCGTCGTCGACTGGGCCATCGCGGTCGCCGTCGCCGTCGAGGTCGCCTCCGGCCTCTACTCGTTCACCCGCGGGACGCCGAGCGGCGCGTGGGTGTTCTGGCTCCACTCGACGGTCGGACTGACGCTCGCGGGGCTCGTGGGGTTCAAGCTCTACCGCGTCCGGCGGCGCGTCACGTCGACGGCGGCGTGGGACCGCTTCACCCCGCTGTCGGTACTCCAGGCGGTCGTCACGCTCGCGGCCCTGGGAACGGGCGTCTTCTGGGTGCTCGGGGGCAACGTCCCGGTCCTGGCGTGGACCACCCTCAACCTCCACGTCGGCCTCGGCCTCCTGCTGGTTCCGCTGGTGCTGTGGCACCTCCGCGGACGATTTCACTCCCCGCGCGACGTGGACCTCGACCGCCGTGCCGCACTCCGCACGGGCGCGCTGCTCGTCGCCGGCACCGTCGTGTGGCGAGCGACCGAGACGGCCGACCGCGCCCTCGGCGGGGCGACGCGGCGCTTCACCGGGTCGAAGCCGACGGGCGACCTGTACGACACGGAGACGGAGGGCGGCGGCTTCCCCGTCACCTCGTGGGTCGCCGACGATCCCGACCCGGTCGACCGGGACGACTGGACGCTCTCGGTTCGCGGGCTGGTCGAGGAGGAGCTGGCTCTACCATACGACGAGGTCGCCGGGAACGGTCCCACGCGCGAGGTCGAGGCGACGCTCGACTGTACTTCCGGGTGGTACACCCACCAGACCTGGGGGGGCGTCCGCGTCGGCGATCTCCTCGATTCGGCGGGCGCGAGCGACGACGCGCGCTACGTCCGGTTCACCTCGGTGACCGGCTACCGCTGGTCGCTTCCCATCGAGGAGGCGCACGACGCCCTGCTCGCGACGCACGTCCGCGGCGACCCGCTCTCGCACGGCCACGGCGCCCCCGTCCGACTCGTCGCCCCGGGCCGCCGGGGATTCCAGTGGGTGAAGTGGGTCGAGTCGATGGAGGTGCGGAAACGCGGCGACCCGATGCAGTGGCTCGTGACGCTGATCTCGGGATTCGAGTAG
- a CDS encoding NUDIX domain-containing protein, which produces MSDIRGVALGALRHPDSGAYLVQRLSGTDDTHFHRFIGGGIEPGESSDAALKREFREELGVDIDAGPAVCTVENLFEFGGESHHEFAVVREAAFVDGSLYDRDRFRGVDGHEGAGGDDGADHGGENRIEYEAYWRSLADLRAADAPFFPAGVADALESAGHVHLVSPPDADAAAVDD; this is translated from the coding sequence ATGTCCGACATCCGCGGCGTCGCCCTCGGCGCGCTCCGTCACCCGGACTCCGGCGCGTACCTCGTCCAGCGGCTCTCCGGCACCGACGACACGCACTTCCACCGCTTCATCGGCGGCGGCATCGAGCCGGGCGAGTCCAGCGACGCGGCGCTGAAGCGGGAGTTCCGCGAGGAGTTGGGCGTCGACATCGATGCGGGACCGGCCGTCTGCACCGTGGAGAACCTGTTCGAGTTCGGCGGCGAGTCCCACCACGAGTTCGCCGTCGTCCGCGAGGCGGCGTTCGTCGACGGTTCGCTGTACGACCGTGACCGCTTCCGGGGCGTCGACGGCCACGAGGGTGCCGGGGGCGACGACGGAGCCGACCACGGCGGGGAGAACCGGATCGAATACGAGGCGTACTGGCGCTCACTCGCCGACCTCCGGGCCGCGGACGCCCCGTTCTTCCCCGCGGGCGTCGCGGACGCGCTGGAGTCCGCGGGACACGTCCACCTCGTCAGCCCGCCGGATGCTGACGCCGCGGCCGTCGACGACTGA
- a CDS encoding 4-phosphopantoate--beta-alanine ligase, translating into MTDDAGVDADAETDATDEATGDPEVPADPEHESEIPEDHPRYESLLTRHRIEHGVDIGITSKQGLIAEGRGEAFDYLLGEKTLPSADTAARTAAAHLLLAEHPVLSVNGNVAALVPGEIVDLAEATGADIEVNLFNRTDERMRAIADHLRAHGASDVMGLTADGRIPGLSHERAKVDADGIGDADVVVVPLEDGDRAEALGAMGKTEIVIDLNPMSRSAQVAAVPIVDNILRAVPNITRHAEDLADASDEALREIVESFDREAVLEEAERAIREGDLE; encoded by the coding sequence ATGACCGACGACGCCGGCGTCGACGCCGACGCCGAGACGGACGCGACCGACGAGGCCACCGGCGACCCCGAGGTCCCCGCGGATCCCGAACACGAGTCGGAGATCCCAGAGGACCACCCGCGTTACGAGTCGCTGCTCACCCGCCATCGCATCGAGCATGGCGTCGACATCGGGATCACCTCGAAACAGGGGCTCATCGCCGAGGGTCGCGGCGAGGCGTTCGACTACCTGCTGGGCGAGAAGACGCTCCCCTCGGCGGACACGGCCGCCCGTACCGCCGCGGCACACCTTCTGCTGGCCGAGCATCCGGTTCTCTCGGTCAACGGCAACGTCGCGGCGCTGGTACCCGGCGAGATCGTCGACCTCGCGGAGGCGACGGGCGCCGACATCGAGGTAAACCTGTTCAACCGCACCGACGAGCGCATGCGGGCGATCGCCGACCACCTCCGCGCGCACGGCGCGAGCGACGTGATGGGCCTGACCGCCGACGGTCGGATCCCCGGCTTGAGCCACGAGCGCGCGAAGGTCGACGCCGACGGCATCGGCGACGCCGACGTGGTCGTCGTCCCGCTGGAGGACGGCGACCGCGCGGAGGCGCTGGGGGCGATGGGGAAAACCGAGATCGTGATCGACCTCAATCCGATGAGCCGGTCGGCACAGGTCGCCGCGGTCCCGATCGTCGACAACATCCTCCGCGCGGTGCCGAACATAACTCGCCACGCCGAGGACCTCGCGGACGCGAGCGACGAGGCGCTCCGCGAGATCGTCGAGTCGTTCGACCGCGAGGCAGTGCTGGAAGAGGCGGAACGCGCGATCCGTGAGGGCGATCTGGAGTGA
- a CDS encoding pantoate kinase, with translation MDEATAFAPGHITAFFAPYPDRDPVRAGSRGAGLALSEGVEVIVRPTEAAEASADESTAAAGLELDGAAAEMEPVRRVLAELNVVADVEVSSDVPVGAGFGVSGAAALATALAANDAFGLSRSENDLVRVAHAAEAAAGTGLGDVVGQFRGGLPVRLEPGAPGYGRLDGVPARPRVEYVSFGELSTERVLGGTLDPVREAGEAALTRLMRGPDELELLAAGREFADEAGLLVPEVAEAVEAVEAEGGLASMAMLGRTVYALGTGLSDAGYDAEACTVHPTGATLRTEG, from the coding sequence ATGGACGAGGCGACCGCGTTCGCGCCGGGCCACATCACCGCCTTCTTCGCGCCGTACCCCGACCGCGACCCGGTCCGCGCGGGATCGCGCGGCGCCGGTCTCGCGCTTTCGGAGGGCGTCGAGGTGATCGTCCGACCGACCGAGGCCGCGGAGGCGAGCGCCGACGAGTCGACTGCCGCGGCCGGTCTCGAACTCGACGGCGCCGCCGCAGAGATGGAGCCGGTGCGACGAGTGCTCGCGGAGTTGAACGTCGTCGCCGATGTCGAGGTGTCGAGCGACGTGCCCGTCGGCGCGGGCTTCGGTGTCAGCGGCGCGGCCGCGCTGGCGACCGCGCTGGCGGCGAACGACGCGTTCGGGCTGTCGCGCTCGGAGAACGACCTCGTGCGCGTCGCTCACGCCGCCGAGGCCGCCGCCGGCACCGGCCTCGGCGACGTCGTGGGGCAGTTCCGCGGCGGCCTTCCGGTCCGGCTGGAGCCCGGAGCTCCAGGCTACGGTCGCCTGGACGGCGTGCCCGCGCGTCCCCGGGTCGAGTACGTTTCCTTCGGCGAACTCTCCACCGAACGGGTGCTCGGGGGGACCCTCGATCCCGTGCGCGAGGCGGGCGAGGCGGCCCTGACGCGGCTGATGCGCGGCCCCGACGAGCTGGAACTGCTCGCGGCAGGCCGGGAGTTCGCCGACGAAGCCGGCCTGCTGGTGCCCGAGGTCGCCGAGGCGGTCGAGGCCGTCGAGGCCGAGGGCGGTCTCGCGTCGATGGCGATGCTCGGGCGCACGGTGTACGCGCTCGGCACCGGGCTCTCGGACGCCGGCTACGACGCCGAGGCGTGTACGGTCCACCCGACGGGCGCGACGCTCCGTACCGAGGGGTAG
- a CDS encoding cupin domain-containing protein, whose translation MDHVVVDDLDNSLQPAAVMRHLTDPLDCSDLAINYYELAPGDSFAFAYHNHEVQEEVFVVLSGTATWAVGPEPTDGAFEDAGDPAERREVEVGPMEAIRIPPGQFQRGWNRAEEGGERVTALALGAPLAYGEQLKRDDCPDCGRERSVDIERAPDDEAQLVTVCADCGAEVARWRRGADGENERVR comes from the coding sequence ATGGACCACGTCGTCGTCGACGATCTCGACAACTCGCTGCAGCCGGCGGCGGTGATGCGCCACCTCACCGACCCGCTCGACTGTTCGGACCTGGCGATCAACTACTACGAACTCGCGCCCGGCGACTCGTTCGCGTTCGCGTACCACAACCACGAGGTCCAAGAGGAGGTGTTCGTCGTGCTCTCCGGGACGGCGACGTGGGCCGTCGGTCCCGAGCCGACGGACGGTGCGTTCGAGGACGCGGGCGATCCCGCCGAACGCCGGGAGGTCGAGGTCGGACCGATGGAGGCGATCCGGATACCGCCGGGACAGTTCCAGCGCGGGTGGAACCGGGCCGAAGAGGGCGGCGAACGGGTGACCGCGCTGGCGCTCGGCGCGCCGCTGGCGTACGGCGAGCAGTTGAAACGCGACGACTGTCCGGACTGCGGCCGGGAGCGGTCGGTCGACATCGAGCGCGCCCCCGACGACGAGGCGCAGTTGGTCACCGTCTGTGCGGACTGCGGCGCGGAGGTGGCGCGGTGGCGACGCGGCGCCGACGGCGAGAACGAGCGGGTTCGATAG
- a CDS encoding UPF0175 family protein, producing MGSISARVPDDERAELEEVADLLSLDRSTTIRKALREGLRELRIEVAVERYQSGEMSVNEAARVAGVSLGEWLEIAHERNLTTQLTPEELERDAETALDL from the coding sequence ATGGGTTCGATCAGCGCACGTGTGCCGGACGACGAGCGCGCCGAGTTGGAGGAGGTCGCCGACCTGCTCTCGCTGGACCGGAGCACGACCATTCGCAAGGCGCTCCGTGAGGGCCTGCGCGAACTCCGGATCGAGGTCGCCGTCGAGCGGTACCAGTCGGGAGAGATGTCCGTCAACGAGGCGGCTCGGGTCGCGGGCGTCAGCCTCGGGGAGTGGCTAGAGATCGCTCACGAGCGGAACCTCACGACGCAGCTGACACCCGAGGAACTCGAGCGCGATGCCGAGACGGCGTTGGATCTGTGA
- the aspS gene encoding aspartate--tRNA(Asn) ligase, whose amino-acid sequence MHDRTYTADATPGDAVTVAGWVHETRDLGGIAFLILRDKSGRIQVKLEKDEMDEAMVETGLDAHRESVLRVEGDVKEEPRAPTGVEVVPTDIEVVAPADPELPLDPSGKVDAELPTRLDNRTLDVRKAEVQAVFEIRAELLRAVRDAFRSHDATEINTPKIVATGTEGGTELFPISYFGEEAFMNQSPQLFKQLLAGSNLERVFEIGPIFRAEEHNTPRHLNEAHSIDFEGAFCDHTEAMDVAEAVTRAGYEAVRENCAGELEELGLADDFEVPSGDFPRLSYQEALDRVNATGELDEHLGWGDDLSTEAEHVLGQAVGEHYFITDWPSEVKPFYIKDHDDDPEKSTGFDMMHPRMELVSGGQREHRHDELIAGFEQQGLDPEEFEYYTKMFRYGMPPHAGWGMGAERLLMTMLGLDNIREAVLFPRDRQRLSP is encoded by the coding sequence ATGCACGATCGAACCTACACGGCTGACGCGACCCCGGGCGACGCGGTTACCGTCGCCGGCTGGGTCCACGAGACCCGCGACCTCGGCGGTATCGCGTTCCTGATCCTCCGCGACAAGTCGGGGCGGATCCAGGTCAAACTGGAGAAAGACGAGATGGACGAGGCGATGGTCGAGACCGGTCTCGACGCCCACCGCGAGTCCGTCCTCAGGGTCGAGGGCGACGTGAAGGAGGAGCCCCGCGCGCCCACCGGCGTCGAGGTCGTCCCGACCGACATCGAGGTCGTCGCCCCGGCCGACCCCGAGCTGCCGCTGGACCCCTCGGGCAAGGTCGACGCCGAGCTTCCGACCCGGCTGGACAACCGCACGCTCGACGTCCGCAAGGCCGAGGTGCAGGCCGTCTTCGAGATCCGCGCGGAGCTGCTGCGTGCCGTCCGCGACGCCTTCCGGAGCCACGACGCCACCGAGATCAACACGCCGAAGATCGTCGCCACCGGCACCGAGGGGGGCACGGAACTGTTCCCCATCTCCTACTTCGGCGAGGAGGCGTTCATGAACCAGAGCCCGCAGCTGTTCAAGCAGCTGCTGGCCGGCTCCAACCTCGAGCGCGTCTTCGAGATCGGGCCGATCTTCCGCGCCGAGGAGCACAACACGCCGCGCCACCTCAACGAGGCCCACTCCATCGACTTCGAGGGCGCCTTCTGTGACCACACCGAGGCGATGGACGTCGCCGAGGCGGTCACGAGGGCGGGATACGAGGCGGTCCGGGAGAACTGCGCGGGCGAACTCGAGGAACTCGGCCTCGCCGACGACTTCGAGGTCCCCTCCGGCGACTTCCCGCGCCTGAGCTATCAGGAGGCGCTCGACCGCGTCAACGCCACCGGCGAACTCGACGAGCACCTCGGCTGGGGCGACGACCTCTCGACGGAGGCCGAGCACGTGCTCGGGCAGGCGGTCGGCGAGCACTACTTCATCACCGACTGGCCCTCGGAGGTCAAGCCGTTCTACATCAAGGACCACGACGACGACCCCGAGAAGTCGACCGGCTTCGACATGATGCACCCGCGCATGGAGCTGGTGTCGGGCGGCCAGCGCGAGCACCGCCACGACGAGCTCATCGCCGGCTTCGAGCAGCAGGGGCTCGACCCCGAGGAGTTCGAGTACTACACGAAGATGTTCCGCTACGGCATGCCGCCCCACGCCGGCTGGGGGATGGGCGCCGAGCGCCTCCTCATGACGATGCTCGGCCTCGACAACATCCGCGAGGCCGTGCTCTTCCCGCGCGACCGCCAGCGGCTGAGCCCGTAG